One Drosophila virilis strain 15010-1051.87 chromosome 5, Dvir_AGI_RSII-ME, whole genome shotgun sequence DNA window includes the following coding sequences:
- the Tsp42Ei gene encoding tetraspanin-9: MGLSETTVKHLLLLLNFVYAVLGLLLIGFGIFFLAYVTSVSIGENVAGGLIIGLGVVIVIIAVFGCLAAAHESPRRLLFYVVSIVVLILIQLLFLSMVSHGTKDGISGSINEGFEQLWDAERNETGALAYYESWLHCCGVNGSEDYAVINHAVPRSCCPELKCTNPSQVYNVGCKSQFVEYLDDRLLIFKIVCWLLIVGEAIGAALGWLLLTGLKNQDRRNNAVWM; this comes from the exons atgGGCCTGTCGGAGACTACAGTGaagcatctgctgctgctgctaaacTTTGTGTATGCG GTGCTCGGCTTGCTGCTGATTGGTTTTGGCATTTTCTTTCT GGCATATGTAACCTCGGTGAGCATTGGCGAGAATGTGGCTGGCGGCCTAATCATTGGCCTGGGCGTCGTCATAGTCATCATTGCCGTCTTTGGCTGCCTGGCGGCAGCACACGAGTCGCCCAGGCGTCTGCTCTTT TATGTCGTCTCGATTGTGGTGCTGATCCTCATACAGCTGCTATTCCTGAGCATGGTCTCGCATGGCACCAAGGATGGCATCTCGGGCAGCATTAACGAGGGCTTCGAGCAGCTGTGGGACGCCGAACGCAATGAGACCGGCGCCTTGGCCTATTACGAATCCTGGCTGCACTGTTGCGGCGTCAATGGCTCCGAGGACTATGCGGTCATAAATCATGCTGTGCCCCGGAGCTGTTGTCCCGAGCTCAAGTGTACGAATCCAAGCCAAGTATACAATGTGGGCTGCAAGTCACAGTTTGTGGAGTATCTGGATGACAGGCTGTTGATATTCAAGATCGTCTGCTGGCTGCTCATCGTGGGCGAG GCAATTGGCGCCGCCTTGGGCTGGTTGCTTTTAACGGGCCTGAAGAACCAAGATCGTCGCAACAATGCCGTCTGGATGTAA
- the LOC138911329 gene encoding uncharacterized protein has product MDKSSIKYLWLIPLCICLLNVGHANAIFIKFTNITCESKYTNLATVEYCFIGQVDQLTNYMSLRYNIFEPIKKQLFFHFRLMIRRNGWKPYLYASDIDMCRFWKSRYNALAKLLLGFLDGRTNMNHSCPYNENYIYIDKVMNTDISKRLPALPLSKGHYALFTRWSWMNVTRTLSNIYIEVTND; this is encoded by the exons ATGGACAAGTcgagcattaaatatttatggctaATACCCTTGTGTATATGCCTGCTAAATGTCGGCCATGCAAAT gCAATCTTTATTAAATTCACAAACATTACCTGCGAGagcaaatatacaaatttggcCACTGTGGAATACTGCTTCATCGGGCAGGTGGATCAACTGACAAACTATATGAGTCTGCGCTACAATATCTTCGAGCCGATCAAAAAACAGCTCTTC TTTCATTTCAGATTGATGATCAGAAGGAATGGCTGGAAGCCATATCTTTATGCATCGGACATAGATATGTGTCGTTTCTGGAAATCGCGCTATAATGCCCTGGCCAAGCTCCTGTTGGGATTTTTGGATGGGCGCACAAACATGAATCACAGCTGCCCCTAT AATGAGAACTACATTTATATTGATAAGGTCATGAATACAGATATATCGAAGAGGCTGCCGGCTCTGCCCCTGAGCAAAGGGCATTACGCGCTTTTCACCAGATGGTCATGGATGAATGTGACACGCACGTTGTCGAATATCTATATTGAGGTTACAAATGATTAG
- the Tsp42Ep gene encoding uncharacterized protein Tsp42Ep isoform X2, whose protein sequence is MNEPNDASSGQAGQLAKSNQMDKLSIAVVWPITLCICLINFGYVQGSFLRFTNITCESKDLSTSSIEYCYVGHLDRLRNYMSVRYKLVQPLQKDFFVDDQESQQLAAVSICHRYRLVSFLENTL, encoded by the exons ATGAATGAGCCGAATGACGCCAGCTCAGGCCAGGCCGGG CAGTTGGCCAAAAGCAATCAAATGGACAAGTTGAGCATCGCAGTCGTCTGGCCCATAACATTGTGTATATGCCTGATAAATTTCGGCTATGTGCAG GGCAGTTTTCTGAGATTCACGAACATTACATGCGAGAGCAAAGATCTGAGCACGAGCTCAATAGAGTATTGCTATGTCGGGCACTTGGATCGTCTGAGAAACTATATGAGTGTGCGCTATAAGCTGGTTCAGCCTTTACAAAAGGACTTTTTC GTTGATGATCAGGAATCGCAACAGCTGGCAGCCGTTTCTATATGCCATCGATATAGACTTGTGTCGTTTCTGGAAAACACGCTATAA
- the Tsp42Ej gene encoding 23 kDa integral membrane protein, whose translation MEKSFSITPWKYALFTTCILIAGFNILFFSCGVVTWGSSASVYGGYSSALCGALIFAVTFLGLYVALKESYKFSNYYIICSILASIVLVIYFIIFSSMKSQLMWRFEERIKRLFAEKTNQNDTMQPIHSLFRCCGLEGPQDYLAKEHGALPASCCYAFDCTVSRHIYQEGCGTKAIQGLQFQADVNYYAAIAIFVLELLSMLFAFLMGKARKLLKIKDDETPINED comes from the exons ATGGAGAAGTCGTTTTCGATAACGCCCTGGAAATATGCGCTGTTCACAACATGCATTCTAATTGCG GGCTTTAATATACTCTTCTTCTCGTGCGGTGTTGTGACCTGGGGCTCTTCGGCTTCGGTCTACGGTGGCTATTCGTCTGCCCTCTGCGGCGCTCTTATTTTTGCTGTCACTTTCCTGGGACTTTATGTCGCCCTCAAGGAGTCCTATAAGTTCTCCAATTAT TAtattatttgcagcattttGGCTAGCATTGTGCTGGTCATTTACTTTATCATCTTCTCAAGCATGAAAAGCCAGCTAATGTGGCGGTTCGAGGAGCGCATTAAGCGTTTGTTTGCGGAAAAAACAAATCAGAATGACACCATGCAGCCCATACACAGCCTGTTCCGCTGCTGTGGCCTGGAGGGGCCGCAGGACTATTTGGCCAAGGAGCATGGCGCCTTGCCGGCCAGCTGCTGTTATGCCTTCGATTGCACTGTGTCCAGGCATATCTATCAGGAGGGCTGCGGCACAAAGGCCATTCAGGGCTTGCAATTTCAGGCTGATGTGAATTATTACGCAGCCATTGCCATATTTGTGCTGGAG CTTTTAAGCATGCTCTTCGCATTTCTCATGGGTAAGGCGCGCAAGCTCTTGAAGATCAAGGACGACGAGACACCCATTAACGAGGATTAG
- the Tsp42Ek gene encoding 23 kDa integral membrane protein — MGCTSGCFKCFLNILNTLYALFGLLIIGIATLSLSQAPTAYIIYLYVIGGVLFASSIIGCCGICQESVCLTTTYGFILLALLIVQLFGLFGNSFDEDYIKRYAVEDVDVKWKLEMIEPGAMDKIQRTYQCCGRNGPDDYVSIDRPTLPDSCYPDGKRNIPYFTTGCVNAAADEFLRFFNYADNSKWGSFAVTALLCFCTFYLVQRFRKERQRYTYHY; from the exons ATGGGCTGTACTTCCGGTTGCTTTAAGTGTTTCCTCAACATTCTCAACACGCTCTATGCG CTCTTTGGCCTGTTGATAATAGGTATTGCCACGCTGAGTCTGAGCCAGGCGCCGACTGCATATATTATCTATCTGTATGTCATTGGCGGGGTTCTGTTTGCATCGTCTATTATCGGCTGCTGTGGCATCTGCCAGGAGAGTGTGTGCCTGACCACAACG TATGGATTCATCTTGTTGGCCTTGCTGATTGTGCAATTGTTTGGCTTGTTTGGGAACAGCTTCGATGAGGATTACATTAAACGCTATGCGGTCGAAGATGTCGATGTCAAATGGAAACTGGAGATGATCGAGCCCGGTGCCATGGATAAAATACAGCGTACC TACCAGTGCTGCGGACGCAATGGACCCGATGACTATGTGAGCATCGATCGTCCTACATTGCCGGACAGTTGCTATCCCGATGGCAAACGCAATATACCCTATTTTACCACGGGCTGCGTAAATGCCGCTGCCGATGAATTCTTGAGATTCTTTAATTATGCTGATAATAGTAAATGGGGCTCATTTGCAGTTACG GCTCTCTTGTGCTTCTGTACTTTCTATTTGGTGCAACGTTTTCGCAAGGAACGCCAAAGATACACGTATCATTATTAA
- the Tsp42El gene encoding protein late bloomer codes for MGCATGSIKYSLFLFNALWAILGILVIVFGGLGWGAMPQQYAIGIMVLGGIILLISMFGCFGAIRESSRMLWTYVSLLLVLLVLIAVFIFFNTRDVFKRYAMQTVEDHWQLELTKPGSMDLIQKTYSCCGRYGAGDYIAIGHRNNTVPSSCCKGNNCLNPLNVYTDGCLSKVEAAFADEASTSRYFEWGLLGFDLIILGLAIILAIHYSNRRRRYNY; via the exons ATGGGCTGCGCTACGGGCTCCATTAAATACTCATTATTCCTATTCAATGCATTATGGGCG ATACTTGGTATATTGGTCATCGTGTTTGGCGGCCTTGGCTGGGGCGCCATGCCGCAGCAATATGCCATCGGCATCATGGTACTGGGCGGCATTATACTGTTGATATCGATGTTCGGCTGCTTTGGGGCCATACGCGAATCGTCGCGCATGCTCTGGACG TATGTGTCGCTGCTTttggtgctgctggtgctgatAGCCGTCTTCATCTTCTTCAATACCCGCGACGTGTTCAAGAGGTATGCAATGCAAACGGTGGAGGATCATTGGCAACTGGAGCTGACCAAGCCGGGCAGCATGGATCTGATACAGAAGACG TACTCCTGCTGTGGACGCTATGGAGCCGGCGACTATATTGCCATTGGGCATAGAAATAATACAGTGCCCTCGAGCTGTTGCAAGGGCAACAACtgcctgaacccattgaatgTCTATACAGATGGTTGTCTGAGCAAAGTGGAGGCGGCCTTTGCCGATGAGGCCAGCACATCGCGTTACTTTGAATGGGGCCTGCTGGGTTTCGAT CTGATAATACTCGGACTGGCGATCATACTAGCCATACACTATTCAAATCGCAGACGTcgctataattattaa
- the lbm gene encoding protein late bloomer, with translation MGCAIKTVKISSIVLNAILALLAVGAIGWIAVNSDTESEEFVIAAYVACAIIVLFAFLGIFAAIRESVCLTATSAVFLLVLAIPQIVSTCMFLHQFEVQSAQQTVELAWQANNMDGLQQKYECCGKTSAQDYVHLRQSIPPSCYADLQQKPEHLFVEGCIEKLQSHYESDKRRFIIVSWVLVAFELLCFVLAVFLAISFRNKQRRMQF, from the exons atgggCTGCGCCATAAAAACCGTCAAGATTAGCTCCATTGTGCTGAATGCCATTTTGGCG CTCCTCGCAGTGGGTGCAATCGGTTGGATAGCCGTCAATTCGGATACGGAGAGCGAGGAGTTTGTTATCGCCGCCTATGTGGCCTGCGCGATAATTGTGCTGTTCGCCTTTCTGGGCATATTTGCGGCCATACGCGAATCGGTCTGTTTGACCGCAACG AGTGCTGTGTTTCTGCTGGTGCTGGCCATACCGCAAATTGTGAGCACCTGCATGTTCTTGCATCAGTTCGAGGTGCAGAGCGCCCAGCAAACCGTGGAGCTGGCCTGGCAGGCGAACAACATGGACGGACTGCAGCAGAAGTACGAGTGCTGCGGCAAGACCAGCGCCCAGGACTATGTCCATCTACGGCAATCGATACCGCCCAGCTGTTATGCCGATCTACAGCAGAAGCCGGAGCACCTGTTTGTCGAGGGCTGCATCGAGAAGCTGCAGAGCCATTACGAGAGCGACAAGCGGCGCTTCATCATTGTCTCCTGGGTGCTGGTGGCCTTCGAG CTGTTGTGCTTTGTGCTGGCCGTCTTTCTGGCCATCAGTTTCCGCAACAAACAGCGGCGCATGCAATTTTAA
- the LOC6636395 gene encoding ATPase H(+)-transporting accessory protein 2, whose translation MLSDFLTFSLFIALVRGIGELSVLQSPMSMEFTGSDSLESFYVGDVLLAALGNSVTGQSEWTGLTIKDPFQLDQTTVILVHVKGVYRVATPGNYMVYELLDSDTANSIDNFIAQLEPGTVNDFNFINHNLGVLTYKSYFGYQDVPMAEPLHFLNPRDYLSHQNFLEEVGYMNAITGNLSGLLNSSQVIVFRLSLDRIAKVTKYTILFEAKQLVAAAIADLLAAARNISNTLLFVQTTDKQMSASSLRHGNKSQNSPNPFKKFNNFDYPIICNIVVWFSLAYALSLAVICYVIVNIDPGRDSIIYRMSSTQNFRSDTLQHKKKH comes from the coding sequence atgttgtcCGATTTCTTGACGTTTTCGCTATTCATTGCTCTGGTGCGTGGCATCGGCGAGTTAAGCGTGCTGCAAAGTCCAATGTCAATGGAATTCACCGGCAGCGATTCACTGGAGAGTTTTTACGTGGGCGATGTACTGCTGGCTGCATTGGGCAATAGTGTGACTGGCCAATCCGAATGGACCGGCCTGACCATCAAGGATCCCTTTCAATTGGACCAGACAACGGTGATTCTTGTCCACGTGAAGGGAGTTTATCGTGTGGCAACGCCGGGCAATTACATGGTATACGAACTGCTCGATTCGGACACCGCGAATTCGATTGATAATTTCATTGCACAGCTCGAGCCCGGCACAGTAAacgatttcaattttattaatcATAATCTGGGTGTCTTAACGTACAAGTCCTATTTCGGATATCAGGACGTGCCCATGGCCGAGCCTTTACATTTCTTAAACCCCCGCGACTATCTGAGCCATCAGAATTTTCTCGAGGAGGTCGGCTATATGAATGCCATTACCGGGAACTTGAGCGGCCTGCTGAATTCCTCGCAGGTGATCGTGTTTCGCCTATCGCTGGATCGCATTGCCAAGGTGACCAAATACACCATACTCTTTGAGGCCAAGCAACTGGTCGCCGCAGCGATTGCAGATCTCCTGGCCGCTGCAAGGAATATCAGCAATACCTTGCTTTTCGTGCAGACCACGGACAAGCAGATGTCTGCAAGCAGCTTGCGACATGGCAATAAATCGCAAAACTCACCAAATCCGttcaaaaaattcaataattttgATTATCCGATAATATGCAACATTGTTGTGTGGTTCAGTCTGGCATATGCGCTCTCGCTCGCAGTCATTTGCTATGTAATTGTCAATATCGATCCTGGCAGGGATTCAATCATCTATCGCATGAGCTCTACCCAAAACTTCCGCTCAGACACGCTTCAACACAAGAAGAAGCACTAA
- the Tsp42En gene encoding protein late bloomer: protein MASRVSCLKAILIALNVLLSLVGVTLIALSLYELNNVTPGSFQHIAIVVQIFVGSFVVLSSLLGCFAGARISLGLIWSFVSCMLILIGLQIYIIAAAHLTDYVERARADFLALWSDQRRNVERISYLEQKYTCCGQSGPQDYILQGSGFPLSCYGHKERVQSQLFSGGCLDAVQAHATDNVINGLIIKWLLFMLELCALGTATHLGITVRNKLRRERF from the exons ATGGCCAGTCGTGTATCCTGCCTGAAAGCCATACTCATCGCACTGAATGTGCTGCTATcg CTGGTTGGCGTCACATTGATTGCACTGTCCCTATACGAGCTGAACAACGTCACGCCGGGCAGCTTTCAGCATATCGCCATCGTGGTGCAGATATTTGTGGGCTCTTTTGTGGTGCTCAGCTCCTTGCTGGGCTGCTTTGCGGGCGCGCGCATTTCGCTGGGACTCATTTGGAGC TTTGTCAGCTGCATGCTGATATTGATCGGCTTGCAAATCTATATAATTGCGGCTGCCCATCTCACGGACTATGTGGAGCGTGCACGTGCGGATTTCCTAGCTCTCTGGTCAGATCAGCGACGCAACGTGGAACGCATTAGCTATCTGGAGCAGAAG TACACTTGCTGTGGCCAAAGCGGGCCACAGGACTATATACTCCAGGGCTCCGGCTTTCCGCTCAGCTGCTATGGCCATAAGGAACGAGTGCAGAGTCAACTCTTCAGCGGCGGCTGCTTGGACGCTGTGCAGGCACATGCCACAGACAATGTCATTAACGGGCTGATCATCAAGTGGTTGCTGTTTATGCTCGAG CTTTGCGCTCTGGGCACAGCCACCCACCTGGGCATCACCGTGCGCAATAAACTGCGGCGCGAGCGTTTCTGA
- the Tsp42Eo gene encoding protein late bloomer translates to MPTLQVCLQWTAVVFNTFTLLIGSLAALAGVYELLYKLDEGSADHIDADKIMQLAMAGSLILAAVIGCSGAFLGSIKVLAVHLVLLVLLIGAHVYRLAHYNESKHVDATEEFVMGVWMKELVRPGAMHQVERRYECCGDKGFSDYTSLSMRVPQSCFHTKDGVHALYPYAEGCMTAVKRAHLNIYRSERWAHGGLIGYEIVGIILGITLCCQLTTKTRRYAY, encoded by the exons ATGCCCACACTGCAGGTGTGTCTGCAATGGACCGCGGTGGTGTTCAATACATTTACTTTG CTAATTGGCAGCCTGGCCGCCCTGGCTGGCGTCTATGAGCTGCTCTATAAACTGGACGAGGGCTCCGCGGATCACATTGATGCGGACAAGATCATGCAGTTGGCCATGGCCGGTAGCCTTATATTGGCCGCTGTCATCGGCTGCTCGGGCGCCTTTTTGGGCTCCATCAAGGTGCTGGCGGTG CACTTGGTTCTATTGGTGTTGCTGATTGGTGCACACGTCTATCGCCTGGCGCACTACAATGAGTCCAAGCATGTGGATGCCACGGAGGAGTTTGTCATGGGCGTCTGGATGAAGGAGCTGGTGCGTCCGGGCGCCATGCATCAAGTGGAGCGCAGG TACGAGTGCTGCGGTGACAAAGGCTTCTCGGACTACACCAGCCTGAGCATGCGTGTGCCCCAGAGCTGTTTCCATACCAAGGACGGGGTGCATGCGCTCTATCCCTATGCCGAGGGCTGCATGACAGCCGTTAAACGTGCCCATTTGAATATCTATCGCTCCGAGAGATGGGCGCACGGCGGTCTTATTGGCTATGAG ATTGTGGGCATTATTTTGGGCATAACGCTGTGTTGTCAGCTGACCACAAAAACACGCCGTTACGCGTACTAG
- the Tsp42Ep gene encoding protein late bloomer isoform X1 yields MICCYNTIKYTGLLSNLLYMLLAIGVLVAAGLGLQMAQPNTPEHTYFVESLVLGATICTIVIFGCYGLVCDLLSVNLIFTCFILIVLGVEYLQLHNYQPHSRYSGAWQQLELTLAWHGLDKQPELMQQYEQQQQCCGYNGANDYKSLHLPIPKSCYQLAAADDKLFTRGCQATLNHNQNHIQQRDKLFMWCIIGLEIFILVQTIALSGLLYKLRQRERRARQQVPPGVRREPRANHVGSRAQLLDNI; encoded by the exons ATGATCTGCTGCTATAACACCATCAAGTACACCGGACTCTTGTCCAATCTGCTTTATATG CTACTGGCCATAGGTGTGCTGGTCGCAGCTGGCCTGGGCCTGCAAATGGCACAGCCAAACACGCCGGAGCATACATACTTTGTGGAGAGTCTCGTGCTGGGCGCCACCATCTGCACCATAGTCATATTCGGCTGCTATGGCCTGGTCTGCGATCTGCTAAGCGTGAATTTAATT TTCACCTGCTTCATACTGATCGTGCTGGGCGTAGAGTATCTGCAGCTGCACAACTACCAGCCGCATAGTCGCTATAGCGGCgcctggcagcagctggagctgacGCTGGCCTGGCATGGCCTGGATAAGCAGCCGGAGCTGATGCAACAgtatgagcagcagcagcaatgctgCGGTTACAACGGCGCCAACGACTACAAGTCTTTGCATTTGCCCATACCGAAAAGCTGTTATCAGCTTGCTGCTGCCGACGACAAGCTCTTTACACGCGGCTGCCAGGCGACATTGAACCACAACCAAAACCACATACAGCAGCGCGATAAGCTATTCATGTGGTGCATCATTGGCCTTGAG ATCTTTATACTCGTCCAGACCATCGCGCTCAGCGGTCTGCTCTACAAGCTGCGTCAACGCGAGCGACGGGCACGACAACAGGTGCCGCCAGGTGTGCGCCGTGAGCCGCGAGCCAATCATGTGGGCTCGCGAGCCCAGCTGCTGGACAATATTTGA